The DNA window GGCGACAAAACCACCGTCATTCTAGAAGCTAACGCTGGTGCGGCTGATGACTTTACTAACACAGTCAATCCATTTTTTGACGGTGATGGTGACTTTGGGGCATTGTCTGTATTTGGTACACGCAACCCGATATATTATCCCGTTGATGGTGCGGGAATTGGTCTGAGACACCAATTTAATGACCAAATAGAATTAAGTTTAGGTTATTTAGCTGGTAGCCCTGATGATCCTACCTCTGGAAATGGTTTATTTAACGGCGCGTATGGTGCGATCGGACAGTTAACAGTCCAACCGACTAAAGGTTTGACTCTCGGCTTTACCTACGTTAATTCCTATAATGCAGACTTGGGTGCAGGTAGTAACCGCGCTAACTTGCGTACTGCTTTGGCAGATAATCCTTCTTTGCCAACTTCTTTGAGTCAATTTGCTGGTGGAGATTTGCCAATTTCCAGTAATTCCTACGGTTTTCAAGCATCCTTCCAACTTAGTCCCAAATTTGTGATTGGTGGTTGGGTTGGCTATACCAACACCCGTACCTTAGCCGCAGTTGATGTAAATGGTAGTACTATTCCTCGCGGTGAATTAGACATTTGGAACTATGCTGTTACCCTCGCCTTCCCCGATTTGGGTAAAGAAGGCAGTGTTGGTGGCATTATTGTAGGGATGGAACCAAAAGTCACAGGTGCTAGTACTGGGTTGAGAAACGCTGTTGGTACAGATCCTGATACTTCACTGCATATTGAAGGCTTCTATCAATACAAACTCAGCGATAATATCAGCATTACGCCTGGAGTCATCTGGTTAACAGCACCAGACCATAACAACGACAACGATGATATTGTGATTGGCACAATCCGAACCACTTTCACTTTCTAAATCGTCAAACTTTAGCAAAAGACGCAAATATTAATTTTGCGGCTTCTCGATTCTTTAATATGACTAAAGTCATGCAATCAATGGTGACTTTAGTCTGATTTATTTGATGATGGAAGACTTAATAATAATAGAAGGCTAATAAGTCAGCTACAAGCTATTACTACTAAATCTGGGAGTTTAGTAGATACTTCATAGCTCAGGGAAAGTTATCACTTTCCCTTTTTTTATGAGTTCACAAACATAAAGACTGCACATGCAAATCTTTGAGGGTAATTGTGAAATTATGCTGCTTTTCTGTAGCAATCAATGAAACGATCGCCTCACAAGTCACAGCCACAGTTAACATCACTAAGTTTCGCGCTAAAGGATAGTCACAGACATCATCATTCACATCAGAAGGGACGCGATAAACGTCATTCCAAATGATTTCTGCATAATCAGCAGCTAAACCAGCATGAATACAAGGAATCTGCAATTGATCAGCATAATCTTTCAGGGCTTGGCGTGACACACTATTGTCAAAAACATCAACAATTAGCTGACTATCTTTGAGTAATTGAGATGTGTTTTCTGATGTCAATTCTTTAGTTTTGGCATCAACTTTAGTACCAACTGCGCGGTATAAATTATTAGCCAAAATTTTGGCTTTGAATGCACCGACATCAGCACGGTAGTAAGGTTGAGTAGAAAGATTACGTTCCTCAATGCGATCGCGATCAATTACCGTCAGTTGATCAAAACCAGACCGAGCCAAGTTTTCTGCAATGTTAGCTCCTAATGCACCTGCGCCACAAATTGTTACAGGATAATTTTTCAACTTTGCCATAACAGCATTGCTGCGATAAAGCTGTTCGTGAAAAAATATGCTCATCGTCCTCAATACTCCCGTTGTTCTATTACAGCAACTAAGGATTGCAAATCAAAATCGCGATCGCGTCCACTCAGACAAATACCAGAACTAATCACCGTCAAATCAGTTTTAGCGATCGCACTACTGTGACGCACACGATCCGCAGTTGTCCAATCGACTGTCCAGTAATCACCGCGATCGTGAAATTGGTTTAAATCACCACCACCCATCTGCAAAGCTTTTTTCAATCGCTTTTCATCTTGTTTGGCTTGATCAAAACCCTCAATCCGCTTCGTTGCTAATTCATATACAATGCGAATTTCTGGAGTCAAATCTTTAAACTGCAATTCCTCCACAGGAATCAGTCGCTTCACAGCAGATTGCAGAGTTTCCACAATTATCGGATCTGTACGGCGATCGATATCCTCAAACCAGCAAGATTGTCCATTCCAACGAGCGATAATTTGCTCAAATACGCCAGCCTCAGTTACTAAATGTACTGCGATCGGTTTTACTACTTGCGATCGTTGACGCACATCTACTTCATTCACCGGATATGCTAACCAAGTTTTTCCCTGTAATTGATATGCTAACCGCAGCCTGATTTGAGGAAAATGTTGCAGATATTCTCCAATTTGGGGTAAGTCGGCTTCTTCAATAACCTTTGCTGTCTTTGTATCCACAGGCTGAAAAATACCCCAACCTTCAAATTTACTCGGCTTTGGTGTGAAGGTGTAAACCATCCCCGCCACCTTTGTGCGAACTCGTCCACCTTTTACACAAGGCGCGAGAAATTCACTAGTAAATAACTCGGCTTCTGCATTAGCAATTTGGTTAATTAGCTTACGAATGTTAGTCATAAGTAGGTTTTAGATCCCCGACTTCTCAAAAGAAGTCGGGGATCTGGTTGCTAAAGAACAATTTTAAAATTGGAATATAGGACTAATATTTGATGTGGGAAAATAAGTACATTCAGACAAGATTTCTTTCCTACTCCCTACTCCCCATTCCCTACTCCATGTTTACACGAGTAAATTCGGAAATCAAACCAGATTCTCATATAATCCCGCGTGCAAGTTTGTGGAGCATTGCGTTTTCTCAGTTACTAGAGGGACTCCACTGGTGAGTTATTACACACTCTTTAAAAGATGGCTACTTTCAAGCCAACTTCCCAGGTTCTTCGCACTCCCCTTTCACAAACGCCCACTGCATTTGACAGTGTTACTTTTCCTCTCGTACTAGTATGTAGGCTCCAAGAGTCGGGTCACGCAGGATGTATAATACATTACACTACAAAATTTTCCATAGATGGCAAGAAGGTTAATTTAGTCATCTCTTCTTTCTCTTTGCGCCCTTTGCGCTCTTTGCGGTACCCTTCGGGAAGCCGCTTGCGCGTCTACGTTAAAAAAAATTGCTTGAGGTTATTAGGTGCGTCACGTATAAACATAACGCACCTATTTTCGATTCTACTTATCCTCACGCACAGGCAACGGCATATCTAAAATCTCCATTAGCAAGTCTAGGCGAGAGGGACGTGTTAGCAGTGGAACAAGATTAGGTAAGCTGTAGTAGTCACCCGCGAAGGTGAAAGTTTCTACAGGTGCTTGCTGCTGCTTGA is part of the Aulosira sp. FACHB-615 genome and encodes:
- a CDS encoding iron uptake porin — translated: MQKPLSYLLLISAVSSSVISINNATFAEEISTTSEDKNQPLVVTSSEKPLENSHQEQTMAQVTSVSQLSDVQPTDWAFQALQSLVERYGCIAGYPNSTYRGNRALTRYEFAAGLNACLDRVNELLATATADLVTKEDLAKLQKLQEEFAAELATLRGRVDALEARTSELEANQFSTTTKLSGTAIFAPTSFFAGDRADGSNLDRGTSFGDRIRLDFNTSFTGKDLLRTRLQATNLNALSASTLTPEGDLRFTNNDTFSSGNNNSVEIDALLYSFPLGDKTTVILEANAGAADDFTNTVNPFFDGDGDFGALSVFGTRNPIYYPVDGAGIGLRHQFNDQIELSLGYLAGSPDDPTSGNGLFNGAYGAIGQLTVQPTKGLTLGFTYVNSYNADLGAGSNRANLRTALADNPSLPTSLSQFAGGDLPISSNSYGFQASFQLSPKFVIGGWVGYTNTRTLAAVDVNGSTIPRGELDIWNYAVTLAFPDLGKEGSVGGIIVGMEPKVTGASTGLRNAVGTDPDTSLHIEGFYQYKLSDNISITPGVIWLTAPDHNNDNDDIVIGTIRTTFTF
- a CDS encoding ThiF family adenylyltransferase; translation: MSIFFHEQLYRSNAVMAKLKNYPVTICGAGALGANIAENLARSGFDQLTVIDRDRIEERNLSTQPYYRADVGAFKAKILANNLYRAVGTKVDAKTKELTSENTSQLLKDSQLIVDVFDNSVSRQALKDYADQLQIPCIHAGLAADYAEIIWNDVYRVPSDVNDDVCDYPLARNLVMLTVAVTCEAIVSLIATEKQHNFTITLKDLHVQSLCL